A part of Antennarius striatus isolate MH-2024 chromosome 21, ASM4005453v1, whole genome shotgun sequence genomic DNA contains:
- the LOC137588794 gene encoding nucleoside diphosphate kinase B-like: MEDKKEQTFIAIKPDGVQRGLIGEIIKRFEMKGFKLVAMKMVHASKEHLEKHYEDLKGKPFFPTLIKYMSSGPVVAMVWEGEGVVKTGRVMLGETNPANSKPGTIRGDFCINVSKNIIHGSDSVESAKKEIALWFKDEMVKYDSCAFDWLYQAAVPIPTDQ, encoded by the exons ATGGAAGACAAAAAAGAGCAGACCTTCATTGCCATCAAGCCCGATGGTGTGCAGAGAGGCCTCATTGGTGAGATCATCAAGAGGTTTGAGATGAAAGGCTTCAAGCTTGTGGCTATGAAGATGGTCCAt GCCTCTAAGGAGCATCTGGAGAAACACTACGAGGACCTGAAGGGGAAACCCTTCTTTCCCACGCTCATTAAATACATGAGCTCTGGTCCAGTGGTTGCCATG GTGTGGGAGGGCGAGGGCGTGGTGAAGACGGGCAGAGTGATGCTGGGGGAGACCAACCCTGCCAACTCCAAGCCCGGAACCATCAGAGGAGATTTCTGCATCAACGTTAGCAA gaaCATCATTCACGGCAGTGACTCGGTGGAGAGTGCCAAAAAGGAGATTGCCCTGTGGTTCAAGGACGAGATGGTCAAGTACGACAGCTGTGCCTTTGACTGGCTTTACCAGGCCGCCGTCCCAATACCAACCGACCAGTAA